The Antarcticibacterium sp. 1MA-6-2 genome has a window encoding:
- a CDS encoding M12 family metallopeptidase, producing MANVETAYPNEIGKVQNVYFAGEKLPVEEIDGEYIYEGDILLPADMLSSKEVKLVYEKGETPPAQKSVGRTSARWPNNTVYYSIDSNLSSKNRVTDAISHWEANTSLKFVQRTSQSNYIYFTTSSGCSSYIGMIGGRQNITLASSCSTGSTIHEIGHAVGLWHEQSRADRDNHIKILYNNIQSGREHNFMTYAESGFDGKEFTSSLDLGSIMMYGPYSFSSNGQPTITKTNGSTYTIQRTSLSTGDKQGINSMYSSTSTTSPQYVDGERYIIHGLTVTYKAGEWWYYSRIYGWCEVEYRNGNWYYAR from the coding sequence TTGGCAAACGTAGAGACAGCCTATCCTAATGAAATAGGAAAAGTTCAAAACGTATATTTTGCAGGTGAGAAATTACCAGTAGAGGAAATAGATGGTGAGTACATCTATGAGGGAGACATCCTTTTACCTGCAGATATGTTGTCATCAAAAGAAGTAAAACTTGTATATGAAAAGGGTGAAACGCCCCCTGCACAAAAAAGTGTAGGTAGAACTTCCGCCAGGTGGCCTAACAATACTGTTTACTATTCAATAGATAGTAATCTTTCCAGTAAAAATCGAGTCACAGACGCTATAAGCCACTGGGAAGCTAATACTTCTTTAAAATTTGTACAAAGAACCTCGCAATCCAACTACATTTATTTTACTACTAGTTCTGGCTGTTCCTCTTATATAGGAATGATTGGAGGCAGGCAAAATATCACTCTTGCCAGCAGCTGTAGTACAGGAAGTACAATCCACGAAATTGGTCATGCAGTAGGTCTTTGGCACGAACAGAGCCGCGCCGATAGGGATAACCATATAAAAATCCTTTATAACAACATCCAGAGTGGAAGAGAGCATAATTTTATGACTTATGCTGAAAGTGGGTTTGATGGCAAAGAATTTACCAGCAGCCTTGACTTGGGATCTATTATGATGTATGGCCCTTATTCTTTTTCAAGTAATGGTCAACCTACTATTACAAAGACTAATGGTAGTACCTATACTATACAGAGAACTTCTTTGTCTACAGGTGACAAGCAGGGAATTAATAGTATGTATTCCTCCACCTCAACTACTTCACCTCAATATGTAGATGGAGAACGTTATATCATTCACGGTTTAACTGTAACTTATAAGGCTGGAGAATGGTGGTACTACTCAAGGATCTATGGATGGTGTGAAGTAGAATACCGCAATGGCAACTGGTACTAC